From the genome of Tachysurus vachellii isolate PV-2020 chromosome 2, HZAU_Pvac_v1, whole genome shotgun sequence, one region includes:
- the rpl38 gene encoding 60S ribosomal protein L38, translating into MPRKIEEIKDFLLTARRKDAKSVKIKKNKDNVKFKVRCSRYLYTLVITDKEKAEKLKQSLPPGLAVKELK; encoded by the exons ATG CCACGCAAAATTGAAGAAATTAAAGATTTCCTGCTGACGGCCAGGAGGAAAGATGCGAAAT ctgttaAGATCAAGAAGAACAAGGACAATGTGAAGTTTAAGGTGCGCTGCAGCAGATATCTGTACACACTCGTCATCACAGACAAGGAGAAGGCTGAGAAGCTCAAACAGTCTCTGCCACCAG gtctgGCTGTGAAGGAGCTGAAGTAG